One stretch of Cheilinus undulatus linkage group 5, ASM1832078v1, whole genome shotgun sequence DNA includes these proteins:
- the abcb9 gene encoding ATP-binding cassette sub-family B member 9 yields MGFTLSVICTVLYTCLDLFITTVLYAQGSHLSIFRKDATNFDILQSALDLWGTALLRASILLGASIGVSLNRRDGPLRVAQLTIIVLFLCLVVITYTLAKMLMLIELAPLKHQPWFLGLVCWTCASCIGVMLLWKLLGRKSNTTSLHINCNREDEGGFEDTERLVEVDAEEEGDCETKKKVKKEDKTSTGATLGRLLAYCKKDGGLLSVAVLFLVISAVCEAFIPLYYGKAIDSIVSDRSMEHFAKPVIMLSVLALTSSIAMGVRGGVFTLTFARLNLRLRNNLFRTLMRQEIAFFDENHTGDIISRLSADTTQVSDLISQNVNIFMRSTIKGVGFFIFMFGMSWKLTLVTIMGFPFIALISNLYGDYYKKLTKEVQTTLAEANKVAEETISAMRTVRSFANECGEADNYYAKLLVMFQLNKKQALAYACYMWSSCISELALEVAVLYYGGHLVVTNQMTSGALLSFFIYMLELGECLENIASVYTGLMQGVGAAEKVFEYLDRKPKHPANGTEAPDLQTGLVEFKNITFAYPTRPETPILKDVSFTLRSGEVTALVGTSGSGKSTCVNLLENFYPPLEGQVLLDGKPVQIFQHDYLHSKVALVGQEPVLFARTVKENITYGLTDIPMESVVEAAIKANAHDFITSFPKGYETIVGEKGTHLSGGQKQRVAIARALIRNPRVLILDEATSALDAESEHLVQQALNKLMQERTVLVIAHRLSTVEKADNIIVIDKGQVAEQGSHSQLMASGGLYNKLVQRQVLGMETDLQVLDTPKNQGWKSDGAGQQRRRGSSSTSESECSMRY; encoded by the exons TCAGCACTGGACCTCTGGGGGACTGCACTACTGAGAGCCTCCATCCTACTGGGAGCCTCCATAGGGGTGTCATTGAATAGGAGAGATGGCCCATTGAGGGTAGCCCAACTCACCATCATCgttctcttcctctgtctggTTGTTATCACTTACACTTTGGCCAAGATGCTGATGTTAATCGAGCTGGCTCCTTTGAAGCATCAGCCATGGTTTCTGGGCCTGGTTTGTTGGACTTGTGCCTCCTGTATAGGTGTCATGCTGCTCTGGAAGCTGCTAGGGAGGAAGTCCAACACAACAAGCCTTCACATCAACTGCAACAGGGAGGATGAAGGAGGCTTTGAGGACACAGAAAGGCTGGTGGAGGTGGATGCTGAGGAAGAGGGGGATTGTGAAACGAAAAAGAAGGTAAAAAAGGAGGACAAGACGAGCACTGGGGCAACGCTGGGACGTCTGCTGGCATACTGCAAAAAGGACGGAGGGCTGCTGTCAGTGGCCGTCCTTTTTCTCGTGATCtctgctgtgt GTGAAGCCTTCATACCCCTCTACTATGGGAAAGCAATAGACAGCATTGTGTCTGACAGGAGCATGGAGCATTTTGCCAAGCCTGTGATCATGCTGTCAGTACTGGCCTTAACCAG CTCAATTGCAATGGGGGTACGTGGAGGAGTCTTCACACTGACTTTTGCAAGATTAAATCTTCGGCTAAGGAACAATCTCTTCAGAACTCTGATGAGGCAGGAAATTGCCTTTTTTGATGAAAACCATACAG GTGACATAATTTCCCGTCTGTCAGCTGACaccacccaggtcagtgacctCATCTCACAGAATGTTAATATCTTCATGCGAAGCACCATCAAGGGCGTGGGCTTCTTCATCTTCATGTTTGGGATGTCCTGGAAGCTTACACTAGTGACCATTATGGGATTCCCTTTCATTGCCCTCATATCCAACCTTTATGGCGATTACTACAAG aaattgACCAAAGAGGTGCAAACAACCCTTGCAGAAGCAAATAAAGTTGCAGAAGAAACCATTTCGGCCATGAGGACAGTGCGAAGCTTTGCCAATGAATGTGGGGAGGCCGACAACTACTATGCCAAGCTGCTGGTAATGTTCCagctaaataaaaaacaagccCTGGCCTATGCTTGCTACATGTGGTCCAGCTGT atcTCAGAGCTCGCCTTAGAGGTAGCTGTTCTCTATTATGGTGGTCACCTGGTAGTAACCAATCAGATGACTAGCGGTGCCTTGTTATCTTTTTTCATATATATGCTTGAACTGGGAGAATGTCTGGAG AATATTGCATCAGTTTACACTGGACTCATGCAAGGAGTTGGAGCAGCCGAGAAGGTTTTTGAGTACCTGGACAGAAAACCAAAACACCCAGCTAATGGCACAGAAGCTCCTGACCTTCAAACTGGTCtagttgaatttaaaaacatcacatttgcCTACCCAACTCGCCCTGAAACTCCAATTCTGAAG GATGTGTCATTTACTCTTCGGTCTGGAGAAGTGACGGCCCTTGTGGGAACTTCTGGCAGCGGAAAGAGTACTTGTGTAAATCTGCTGGAAAACTTCTACCCTCCTTTAGAAGGCCAAGTGCTACTAGACGGGAAACCTGTTCAGATTTTCCAGCATGACTATCTCCACTCCAAG gtaGCTCTTGTGGGCCAGGAGCCTGTTCTGTTTGCCCGAACTGTTAAGGAGAACATCACCTATGGCCTGACTGACATCCCTATGGAGTCTGTAGTGGAGGCTGCTATTAAAGCCAATGCTCATGATTTCATCACTTCCTTCCCTAAAGGCTATGAGACAA TTGTTGGTGAGAAAGGCACCCACTTGTCTGGAGGGCAGAAACAGAGGGTGGCAATTGCAAGAGCTCTCATCCGTAATCCTCGTGTTCTTATTCTTGACGAGGCTACCAGTGCCCTGGATGCAGAGAGTGAACACTTA GTTCAGCAGGCTCTGAACAAACTGATGCAAGAACGCACAGTACTGGTGATTGCCCATCGGCTAAGCACAGTGGAAAAGGCAGACAATATAATTGTGATCGACAAAGGTCAGGTTGCTGAGCAGGGGTCTCACAGTCAGCTGATGGCAAGTGGGGGACTGTATAACAAGCTGGTGCAGAGGCAGGTCCTTGGCATGGAGACAGATCTTCAAGTACTGGACACTCCAAAAAACCAAGGCTGGAAGTCAGATGGTGCAGGACAACAAAGAAGAcgaggcagcagcagcaccagcgAGTCTGAGTGCAGTATGCGCTATTGA